One window from the genome of Andrena cerasifolii isolate SP2316 chromosome 3, iyAndCera1_principal, whole genome shotgun sequence encodes:
- the LOC143367155 gene encoding uncharacterized protein LOC143367155, with translation MVHIKMYKHSLNDSSCAAGNDGGFPNKCQQQQQQQHHHQQFNMSSGSVSLKTMKTSKPSIVRILGRDYPLTATAYKRLTIGIRIGMDLWHVEIAIADNKGSELSFSMSTWKLLLQNEVDILQRLRSNATSPQTHIIIDHLRLEFTRMHDDQLIKITDNRVVIYMTEATMCKLFAYNHCIEHMYT, from the exons Atggtgcacatcaaaatgtacaaacacagcttaaacgattcatcctgcgcagccggcaacgatggtgggtttccaaataaatgccaacaacagcagcaacaacaacatcatcatcaacaattcaatatgag ttctggatccgtatcgctaaaaacgatgaaaacatcgaaaccatcaatcgtacggatcctggggcgtgattatccactgactgcaacagcttataaacgtctaactataggaattcgcattggtatggatttgtggcacgtcgagatcgccatagccgacaataaaggcagcgagttaagcttttcaatgtctacgtggaagctcctgttacaaaacgaggtggacatacttcaacgattacgcagcaacgcaacgtcgccccaaactcacattataattgatcatttacgactagagttcacgcgtatgcatgatgatcaacttattaaaatcaccgataatcgtgttgtcatatatatgactgaagccacgatgtgtaaactattcgcgtacaatcattgcattgaacatatgtatacgtga